A single window of Candoia aspera isolate rCanAsp1 chromosome 3, rCanAsp1.hap2, whole genome shotgun sequence DNA harbors:
- the LOC134492961 gene encoding waprin-Enh1-like → MKTLTGLLLVGLLALWIGLPSTSSSRIPFVLPWSCPRNPFKCTIPGIHRCRYDYDCPGRQRCCYYNCNRICR, encoded by the exons ATGAAGACATTGACTGGCTTGCTTCTTGTGGGTCTTCTAGCCCTTTGGATAGGATTACCTTCTACCTCTTCTTCCAGGATTCCATTTG TGCTTCCTTGGAGTTGCCCACGAAATCCATTCAAATGCACCATCCCAGGAATACATCGCTGTCGTTACGACTATGACTGCCCAGGAAGACAAAGGTGTTGCTACTATAATTGTAATAGGATCTGCAGATAA